CGTGCCGCTGCCCAGGCGCAGCGGCCCCGTCACCGACACGTTGCCCGCGATGAAGAGATCCAACTCCGCCCCGGGCCCCTGCACGTCCACGGCGAGCTGGTCGCCCAGGCTCACCCCGCCCCCCACGAAGAGCGCCGTGCGCCCCTGGGCCACGAGCGTCAGCCCGCCCTGCCCCGAGATGCGGTTCAAGTAGAAGCGCCCGCAGGGCAGCTCCAGCCGCCGGGAGCCGGTGAAGCCGTCCAGCTCCGAGGGCTCAAGGCCGATGTCCGCGTTGTGGTTCTCCTGGGCGTGGTTGGCCACGAGCCCCGCGATGTCCAGCGGGCCGGCGGGCGCGCAGCCGCAGGGCACCGGCACCTCCACGGGCTGCCGCAGCACCTCGGCGGCCTGGATGGCGCCGGTGAGGGTATTGCCCGCGGGCACGGTGAGACGCCCACCCACCGTCAGCGAGCCCACCCCCACGTTGCCCCGCACCTGGGCGTCCTTCGCCACGGTGAAGGTGCCGTTGCCCAGCAGCGCGCCGCCGCCGTGCAGCGCGTCCCCCACGGCGAGCGAGAAGCCCATCCGGATGAGCCCCCCGGCGCGCACGGCCCCGCCCACGTCCACCACGTTGTCGGACGTCAGGTCCCCGTTCACCCCCAGCGCCCCGGCCTTCTCCCCGGTGGTGTACGGCCCCTCGGAGCCCCGGAAGGCATCCACCCGCAGGGGCGCGCTCAGCGCCAGCGCCTCGCAGGCACACAGGGCGTGCGCGAACGCCTGCTGGGCCAACACCCCGCTGCACACGGACGGTCCGCTGCCGCCCTCTCCCACCAGCACCGGCGGCCCACTGCCCTGGCAATACGTCACCCAGTCCTCGGGAGGAGGGGGCGGCGGCGGCAGGCCTCCATCCTCGTCCTCGTCCGGGACGGAGGCGTCCTCGCCGTCGCGCACCTGCGCCACCGGATCCCTCACGGTGCAGGCGCAGACCAGGGCGCCCACCACGAGCCACGCCCTCCCCGCGCCCCACGCCCTTCGAGCGGCCGCTGTCCTCATGATCCGGTGAGCTCCCGCAGCCGCTTGCGCGCGGCCGCCTCCAGGGGCGAGTCCGGGTGGCCCGCCAGAAACCGCTCCAGCGCCCGTGCCTCCTGCGCCCGGTCCCCCAGGGCCCGCCAGGCCTCCGCCAGGCCGTGGCTCGCCTCGTGGCTCAGCACGCCCTGGGGTTGCAGCCGCTGCGCCTCCTGGAATTGGCGCAGCGCCCCGCGCGCATCCCCCAGGTGCTCCAGCCGGAGCGAGCCGGAGGCCACGCGCGCCACGTAGGCCGCCATGCCCCCGGGGTGCGCGCGGATGACCCGCTGGTAGAGCGCCTCCGCCTC
Above is a window of Stigmatella erecta DNA encoding:
- a CDS encoding DUF7305 domain-containing protein, whose product is MVGALVCACTVRDPVAQVRDGEDASVPDEDEDGGLPPPPPPPEDWVTYCQGSGPPVLVGEGGSGPSVCSGVLAQQAFAHALCACEALALSAPLRVDAFRGSEGPYTTGEKAGALGVNGDLTSDNVVDVGGAVRAGGLIRMGFSLAVGDALHGGGALLGNGTFTVAKDAQVRGNVGVGSLTVGGRLTVPAGNTLTGAIQAAEVLRQPVEVPVPCGCAPAGPLDIAGLVANHAQENHNADIGLEPSELDGFTGSRRLELPCGRFYLNRISGQGGLTLVAQGRTALFVGGGVSLGDQLAVDVQGPGAELDLFIAGNVSVTGPLRLGSGTKLPRMRVYIAGPGTLTVEVDSALTGHLYAPQVLLRLSGNADVFGSVLVRRVEASSTALFHQDLDVLHAADACVSSSTR